The following nucleotide sequence is from Candidatus Methylomirabilota bacterium.
CCTTGTGGGCTCGCAGGGCGGGGCGCCGAAGCACCCGGTGTGGGTGCACAACCTGCGCGTGCAGCCGGCCGTCGAGATCCGCGATCTCACCGTGGTCCAGCCGATGCGGGTGCGCGAGGTCGCGAACGAAGCCGAACGGGCACGGCTC
It contains:
- a CDS encoding nitroreductase/quinone reductase family protein → LVGSQGGAPKHPVWVHNLRVQPAVEIRDLTVVQPMRVREVANEAERARLWALAVAAFPPYAEYQAKTTRKIPLFVAEPAR